The Linepithema humile isolate Giens D197 chromosome 2, Lhum_UNIL_v1.0, whole genome shotgun sequence genome has a segment encoding these proteins:
- the LOC136997954 gene encoding ATP-dependent DNA helicase PIF1-like, whose product MHYFWRREYQGRGIQHFHLLIWIKDAPIIGESSMEKVSKFILQHVSCKIPNKNISPLLHRRVNTHQRHKHNDYCLRSKKVGRKVVRVCRFGFPRSVTESLKIIEVKTAIAGRKQLKHKSRLYNIPRTEEEININDYNPVLLTAWEGNMDIQFIGEKSTLLTWYITKYMNKAAKCELSDIILDAKNNTNKSLASRLWNITLRFTSNRECGALEAADTLLGIALYGTDSDTTIRWLDVNRIRSRKLKTRKEIEALASQSTDLFHESLIDDHYPQRPEELEFMSLYEFAKWYDIRKAKPRNNKGEFYKMGNGYYLIRRQRGYLINHYKYNIKIQPENYFFSLLLMFQPWNKLEDLKNECDTYAESFHKVKLHLTEALKYHEKLEELQEAFEAAKQLVQECLDKAQKRESQDNPDNPIGVENIEAGEAMQDFKDLGDKNNIQEIDVSEMIGQLNMDQKRVFDRIITTIQSDNNSILRLYVSGEGGTGKSFLIKTVTCWIKQNLEKDTVVSAPTGIAAFNIDGLTVHRLLQLPVEHGHTPKYRKLSDHVLPILRTELKDVILFIIDEVSMISNLTFMYIHLRLCEIFDTSDCDDGWFGKKHILLLGDLLQLPPVREDFIFANFSKEKIDKYFGCLGVANLWTTLFNYDELTINMRQKGDGSYRELLSRVRIGLLTKSDSDILQKRKISFEGDSFESRLNELCNFINNMTSDTVCLLPTCHMCDVLNAAMLSRIPSKEIVLVAEDTVKCSPYVKKKVLKVLENNDEDNSKTAGLSKRITIKIGAKVMIRRNIDATLGLVNGTIAQVISIVQDISTDRVESIKLLLPSGSEYLIQRVSVKFEVMDRVYVIREQFPLSLSYGITIHKSQGLSLQNAIMDIGNSVFSHGQIYVALSRLTSLDGLHLINFDPSSITASEEAIIEYNRLKRLNNAETKTISLVKE is encoded by the coding sequence ATGCATTATTTCTGGCGACGAGAATATCAAGGTAGAGGaatacaacattttcatttattaatttggattAAAGATGCCCCAATTATTGGTGAATCTAGTATGGAAAaagtttccaaatttattttacaacatgttagctgtaaaattccaaataaaaatatctcaccACTATTGCACAGGCGTGTTAATACACATCAACGACACAAACATAACGACTATTGTCTTCGTTCTAAAAAAGTAGGACGTAAAGTTGTTCGAGTATGTCGTTTTGGATTTCCTCGTTCTGTTACTgagtctttaaaaataattgaggtCAAAACTGCAATAGCAGGTAGAAAACAATTGAAACATAAAAGTAGGCTTTACAATATTCCTCGAACAGAAgaagaaatcaatataaatgattataatcctGTCCTTTTAACTGCTTGGGAAGGAAATAtggatatacaatttattggcgAAAAATCGACATTGCTTACCTGGTACATTAccaaatatatgaataaagcgGCAAAATGTGAGTTGTCTGATATTATTCTTgatgctaaaaataatacaaataaatcattGGCCAGCCGTCTTTGGAATATTACTTTGCGATTTACGAGTAACAGAGAATGTGGAGCTCTTGAAGCTGCTGATACATTACTGGGTATCGCTTTATATGGAACCGATTCAGATACAACTATTAGATGGTTAGATGTTAATCGAATTAGAtcacgaaaattaaaaactcgtAAAGAGATTGAGGCACTTGCTAGTCAATCGACAGATTTATTTCATGAATCGTTGATAGATGATCACTATCCACAGAGACCAGAAGAACTGGAATTTATGTCTCTTTACGAGTTCGCAAAATGGTATGATATCAGAAAAGCCAAACCACGAAATAACAAAggtgaattttataaaatgggCAATGGTTACTATCTTATACGACGACAGCGAGGATATCTTATcaatcattataaatataacattaagaTACAAccggaaaattatttcttttcattattacttATGTTTCAACCGTGGAACAAATTAGAAGATCTTAAAAATGAATGTGATACTTATGCAGAATCATTTCACAAAGTAAAACTACATTTAACGGaagcattaaaatatcacgaaaaGCTAGAAGAATTGCAAGAAGCATTTGAAGCTGCTAAACAGTTGGTTCAAGAATGTTTAGATAAAGCACAAAAACGTGAATCACAGGATAATCCTGATAATCCGATAGgtgttgaaaatatagaagcgGGTGAAGCGATGCAAGACTTTAAAGATCTCGgtgataagaataatattcaagaaattGATGTCTCTGAAATGATAGGACAATTAAACATGGATCAGAAAAGAGTATTTGACAGAATCATTACCACTATACAGTcagataataattcaatattgcgACTGTATGTTAGCGGAGAAGGTGGTACTGGAAAAAGCTTTTTAATCAAAACTGTTACATGTTGGATCAAACAAAATCTCGAAAAAGATACTGTTGTATCAGCACCTACTGGTATAGCAGCGTTTAATATAGACGGCTTGACAGTTCATAGATTGCTTCAATTACCTGTTGAACATGGTCATACTcctaaatatagaaaattgtcTGACCATGTGTTACCAATTCTGCGAACGGAGCTAAAggatgttattctttttataattgatgaagtatcaatgatatctaatttgacttttatgtacatacatcttCGATTGTGTGAAATATTTGACACAAGCGATTGCGACGATGGTTGGTTTGGAAAAAAGCATATTCTTTTGCTTGGAGATTTACTTCAATTACCTCCTGTACGTGAAGATTTTATCTTTGCAAACTTCTCAAaggaaaaaatagataaatatttcggTTGCTTAGGAGTTGCAAATTTGTGgacaacattatttaattatgatgaattaacaattaatatgcgTCAGAAAGGAGATGGATCTTACCGTGAATTGTTATCGAGAGTTCGTATTGGTTTACTAACAAAATCCGATTCTGACATTCtacaaaagagaaagatatctTTTGAGGGAGATTCCTTCGAGTCTAGATTAAAcgaattgtgtaattttattaataatatgacatCAGATACTGTTTGTTTGCTGCCTACTTGTCACATGTGTGATGTTTTAAACGCTGCAATGTTAAGTCGTATTCCTTCGAAAGAAATAGTATTAGTTGCTGAAGATACGGTCAAGTGTAGTccatatgtaaaaaagaaagtgtTAAAggtattggaaaataatgatgaggACAACTCTAAAACAGCTGGGCTTTCGAAAcgtattactataaaaattggaGCAAAAGTTATGATAAGACGTAACATAGATGCTACTTTAGGTCTTGTAAATGGCACGATTGCTCAAGTGATTTCAATTGTACAAGATATATCTACCGATCGCGTAGAAAGCATTAAACTTCTTTTACCATCAGGTTcggaatatttaattcaaagagTAAGTGTTAAATTTGAGGTAATGGATAGAGTGTATGTTATTAGAGAACAATTTCCATTGTCTCTGAGTTATGGAATTACTATTCATAAAAGCCAAGGATTGAGTTTGCAGAATGCTATTATGGATATAGgtaattctgtatttagtCATGGTCAAATTTACGTTGCTTTGTCACGACTAACATCTTTAGATGGGTtacatttgattaattttgatcCTTCATCTATAACAGCTAGTGAAGAAgctattattgaatataatcgattaaaacgATTAAACAATGCAGAAACAAAAACTATTTCTCTTGTAAAAGAGTGA
- the LOC136997665 gene encoding uncharacterized protein yields the protein MYEIKDQTVSGSDTENRHVGDIVPVPHGSSSCQGLTSTSSASVGSQPTIASVEKLGSSITLISLKRQEMSPGGNTEAGPSGLLETIILASDDEENVPSSLCRTDYSDDEMIVSGGSSGSLKQKKGKGKITSISRKRKKKNSPTNEEELDEDRYAVRFTVDNRKKIDEEMAGLSLQHAAQINLKLREMTNQIDSIRIRSTGIKGSFSGQIKMMLEVIRRTGDLLSTKASSKEDPEYWKARFYESEKIASDNKAKADALEVELKEVKRRATIKDVYNFDLPDSELPVFMDGDDEVGDSLPAVPPSIADRLRSSSVKVSEVRLDKGKTPHLGNDIREEPHGRVELDLAIIRSLDRLGEGMTQLIQETRLLRDDLNSGGSKDAFLVPGPPSAREKISLTELNIRDTKIKRSITGGILIEIPGEESDLKADMLLSRLTYLFKDTKGVRIRKPTKNSQLKLLGLDDSISLPEICNILSDIGKCSKDSISCSPIRFLRGGLGVAYVRCPIAAAVGILEAARISIGWTTVRVEPVDPKPLQCFRCLAVGHTYQRCPETKDRSTCCYRCGEFDHRASECRNRIKCPVCADRGLKDDHPAGALACKPIPPGKILASKENVNKDTVSFHLNTLPELHTEERRPLNTAETSAAAAMDTEN from the exons ATGTACGAAATAAAAGATCAAACCGTCTCAGGGTCGGATACTGAGAACCGGCACGTGGGGGATATTGTCCCTGTTCCCCACGGGTCGTCATCATGTCAAGGGCTGACCTCCACGTCTTCGGCGAGCGTGGGGAGTCAACCAACTATCGCCAGTGTGGAGAAGCTGGGTTCCTCGATAACCCTCATTTCGCTGAAAAGACAGGAAATGTCTCCTGGTGGAAATACCGAGGCTGGTCCATCTGGACTTCTTGAGACGATCATTCTCGCTTCTGACGATGAAGAAAATGTTCCTAGTTCTCTTTGTAGAACGGATTACTCGGACGATGAGATGATAGTCTCCGGTGGATCCTCTGGATCGCTAAAGCAAAAGAAAGGCAAAGGGAAAATTACTTCTATTAgtagaaagaggaagaagaagaattcTCCCACTAATGAAGAAGAGTTAGATGAAGATAGATACGCGGTTCGTTTCACTGTCGATAACAGGAAAAAAATAGACGAAGAAATGGCTGGACTGTCTTTACAACATGCGGCTCAGATAAATCTCAAATTAAGAGAGATGACGAACCAAATCGATTCCATACGTATTAGATCCACGGGTATCAAAGGATCCTTCAGTGGACAGATAAAGATGATGTTAGAAGTGATTCGCAGAACTGGAGATCTTTTGTCAACAAAAGCATCTTCCAAGGAAGATCCAGAATATTGGAAGGCTAGATTCTATGAATCAGAAAAAATTGCTAGTGACAATAAGGCTAAGGCGGATGCTTTAGAAGTAGAGCTCAAAGAAGTTAAAAGAAGAGCAACGATTAAAGATGTATACAACTTTGATTTACCTGATAGTGAATTACCTGTGTTTATGGATGGTGATGATGAAGTAGGTGACAGCTTACCGGCTGTTCCTCCCTCCATCGCAGACAGACTTAGAAGTTCTTCGGTTAAAGTAAGTGAAGTGAGACTAGACAAGGGAAAAACCCCTCATTTGGGAAATGATATACGCGAGGAACCACATGGCCGTGTGGAGCTGGATCTCGCGATCATCCGCTCTCTTGACAGGCTGGGGGAGGGGATGACTCAGCTTATCCAGGAGACTCGACTTCTTAGAGACGATCTAAATTCCGGAGGATCCAAAGATGCCTTTCTCGTTCCTGGACCCCCCTCAG CTAGAGAAAAAATCTCCTTGACAGAACTAAATATTCGcgatacaaaaattaagaGGTCCATCACGGGTGGAATTCTCATAGAAATACCCGGGGAAGAATCAGACTTGAAGGCGGATATGTTATTATCCAGGTTGACTTATCTATTTAAAGACACAAAAGGTGTTAGAATTAGGAAACCTACAAAAAATTCTCAACTAAAACTGTTGGGATTGGATGACTCAATCTCACTACcagaaatatgtaatatacttTCTGATATCGGTAAGTGTTCGAAGGACAGTATTTCCTGCAGTCCGATCAGATTTCTCCGTGGTGGACTCGGCGTTGCGTACGTTCGCTGCCCAATCGCTGCGGCGGTGGGCATCCTCGAGGCTGCAAGGATAAGTATTGGATGGACCACTGTTAGGGTTGAGCCGGTGGATCCGAAGCCCCTCCAGTGCTTCAGATGCCTGGCGGTTGGTCATACCTACCAAAGATGTCCAGAAACTAAAGACAGGAGTACCTGTTGTTATAGATGTGGTGAATTTGATCACAGGGCCTCGGAGTGCAGGAATAGAATCAAATGCCCAGTCTGTGCAGACAGGGGCTTAAAAGACGATCATCCGGCAGGTGCACTGGCGTGCAAGCCTATCCCTCCTGGAAAAATATTAGCTTCTAaggaaaatgtaaataaagataCTGTtagttttcatttaaataccTTACCTGAATTGCACACGGAGGAACGGAGGCCTCTGAATACGGCGGAGACGTCCGCTGCCGCTGCGATGGAtactgaaaattaa